Within Syngnathus scovelli strain Florida chromosome 22, RoL_Ssco_1.2, whole genome shotgun sequence, the genomic segment ttccacacagggagggccggaggtggaatcgaacccgcaccctcctaactgtgaggcggacgtgctaaccagtgctcaacCAAGCCGCCTATCTAAACAATTGACTATCAAAAATTATTATACACTAATTTGGTAATCTTAACACCTGAAAACACAAGCAATACTTTAATCTGTATTATGCTGTGGCCACAGTTACCTTGGACAAGTAACTTATTTAACTGATTACACGACTTTAAAATTATTAGTTACTTGATTTTAAAAGAAACAGTTAGATTACAAGTTACTTTAGTTAAATTCAACAGATTCGGACAACCTGCTTACCTTAAAATTGACTACTGTTTTTTAGGAGTACGTTTACACGTGTTTGCAAATACTGAGTTAAAAGTATTTATTCCACATTAGCAGTTCCACACAGTCCAGACTCGGGCTGCGCAAGTCATCTAACTTTAATTACGATTACAACACTCGACGATTAAAAATTGGCATAATagtaaaagaaaatattctataaaatgaaataacACATTTTATAAAGTCTGTTTGGTCCAAGAGGAACTTACATTTCAAcaaatttgattgattgaatattttataatatccattaatttatttattataatatacGATTATGACACTCCACGATTACAAAATTGGCACAATCGTAAAAGAACAAttctataaaataaaataacacatttCATAAAGTCTGTTTGGTCCAAGAGGAACTTATATTTCAACAAATTTAAActgatttaatattttttaaaattttaaacatATTCTTTGTATCAAAAAAAGATCATTTAAATAATCGTGATTTCAATtataaccaaaatatcttttattaatatttttttttataatcaagCAGCCCTAGTCCAAACTCCAGATCTGGAATTTACACCACACTTTGCTCACGACATGCATGATCACTCTTAGCATATTTTGATCAGATTTGTGTAGTTGAAGTGCAGGTTTCACTGTTTGCAGTGTCTTACCTGAACAAGAGGAAAAATCCATAGACCTCCAGCACAACACCAATTATGGGCCAGCCAattagcaccacaaacacacctccTAAGAAGAAACTGGTGGCTTTCATTTTGTGCTTTTGGAAAAAGAAGCGGAAAGTCCTCTCGAGGCCAATGACAAAGGCAAGTCCAGCAACAAATAGGATCTAGTGGACAAAAAAATTAAGCGTATTGTATATTACATAAGCCTGTATAGGATTAAACCTATACTGAACGTAAAACGGCAAACAAATACAGTAAAGACATTCAATGGAACATACAAACTCACATTTCCAATTGCCAGAAGTGCTTTGTCAAAGAACAAGATCATCCCAAAGAAGAGGAAAAACACACCGAAGCCTGTTAATCCCATTCCGATTTCTGTagggcacacgcacacatacacagtcGCATTCAAGTttcttgacagaaaaaaaaaacctgttaatGTGCAACAGAACTCTTAGTGCGTGTTGACAGGGGTTTAGCtcaggtgaatttttttttaatgcaaatttTTTTGCAACATTTGCAACATTTTTTATTAAACAATTGCTGCTGACTACATAGCATTTTATAGAAAAGCTACCAAATAAAGCCCTAACACAATAATGAATAATATTCATTCATATATTATAATACAGTGGAGGAGTATAGTTTGAAGCCTCAAATCAAACAATTTGAACTCCAATCTACTGTTTTTGCGTTTCTGATCATTAATGCAAATgagtattttatattttaggaCAATTCAACAATTGAAGTCAAATTCAAGCAACCAGAAGGTGAACAATTTGATATTTCATCCCAAACACCTTATGACCACTTTATGATTTATTAAATTTCCGAGatattttagtattttttcCTATCTAgaagacaaacaaaaataagtcTTAAACTATTAACAGTACATACAACACATCTGCGCGCCGGGTTTTCTATTTGCAAGcactgtgagaaaaaaaaaagcattttgaataCATCCATCTTCCACCAATAAAAATTAGAATGCTCACTCACACCAGCTTAACTGGAACTCAAGCTTACTCCACTGGTACAACAACTTTTTACAAAAAGGCAGAACATCACTACATCGGAAAAATGTAGAATACATgattatgtttttctttgtgtacCCTGTAAAACAAAAACGTAAACTACTTTGATAATTTAAACAGACTATAATCCGAATTTATTTAGTAAATCcagaaacaaaacaattatTGCATTAAACAAATTCAACGTAGGAACGTAGGCACGAAAAATAAGAGCTAGCATTAGCCTCAAATGCTAACAGCTAGCTCAAGACGCCGGGTGCGTACAAAAGAGTGAAAGCTATTTGGATCATCAGCAACAGAAAGCCTTACTTTGCGAGTCCGTCAAGGAAATCATCTTGGCACTAATTTGACCAGTGAGTGTAAAATGGAACGAAAAAATAGAAGTGGTTCATGTAAGAATCTTAAGATTGCCAGCTGCCACTGCAGCAACAGCCACGTCTTCCGGAAACACAACCTCGCCCCATGACAACTTCCGGGATAACATCGCGTTGCCTTcacggctgcagttttttttttttttttttacaaacacaaAACACGCTTTGCAAGACAACAAATTTTGAAATTACACGTCATTACGAATTGAGTTGAATATGAAATATTCTTACTGAATACAGACTTTTAactattattttgtattttgtaaTAATTTAGCTAATTTTACCCGATGCTTTTCTTAAGTTAGCAACTGCATTTTGTTAACTCTATGAAGTCAGTCAGTCACACCATACATAAAAGCATATATTTTAGATATACATTTTTACCTAAACTACAAGCATGTAGTTGTAGTTGTTGAATCGATGCAGACACAAGTCTGCTTGGTAACCTTGGAAACAAAACTCAGGGCACAAAAAAGATTGATAAAAGCGTCCAACCATAGTAACCGTGGGTTTGCCAACAAGGAAAACGCTCTGAACAGTGTTTGAATGGTCAGGTCTGTTATTAGATATTCCTTTTCTTCATTTGGTGTATTTCTGTATTATTAATTGATTTTTAGTATAGTAGACGCTTTGTTCGATATCAAAAATTACTTTTCGTAACGTGATGCTACGTTAGCTAACTTGCTGTTTCATGTATTATTTCGTCGAATTACAGTTACAGTAGTCGTATTTAAAAGcttttcaattttcttttttttaactaaatgcTAAACCTTGACCATTATTCAGTATGATGTAATAATTCCACCCTGCAAATTTATTTTCAGGATTCAGATTTATGATTTTGGTACATCATGGATGGTGTTGGTCAGACAAATGGTGAGTCTTGATATGTTAAACTTTAACATTTTGAAAGTTACTTTCAAGATTCTCTTGCCACCTGCCACAAACAAACAGCATGGACAATGTTTTTTAGGGGGGTTGCTTTAATAGTTTGTGGCAGGTGGCAAGAGAATCTGATAGGGACACAAGAGAGGCATAATAAACCCTGAAGGTGTTAGCCTCAGAGGATAAACACGTGCAGGTGCAAGACTTGGCTACTTATCGTTGCAACAAACTGCATGAGAAGGAATTGCCTTCAATATATTTTGGTATTGTCAAACTACAGTAATAGTAAAAGAGGTTCACAATAATCTttacttatttaatttttattcaacCAGGCTAGCGGCGGGGGCTCTAGATAAAGTTACCCTCGCCATTAAACATCAAATAGCTTGTCACACTAcacttttattgcttgaatggtGGCGTGGTTGGaggcaaccatttttttttgcttggaatggGTGGTAACAGTGTTAGTGACTTTTACACTGCTCTACATAGTTTGGAGACAAAATTTATGATACAAATTTAAATTAAGTATTGATAGATTCATTTCCCTGAAACAAAATGGAGAACCAAAAGAATGAATCAATGGAATTAATTTCATTTTctttaacatttcacatttattttatcatTATGTTTCAGATGTTCAGGCAGAGCTGGACTCTGTGGAAGCCGAGCTGGAGCTGGTGGAGCTCCAGATAGCAGAGCTCCTTGAAAAGAAAACTGAATTGAATTCTCGCAAGACTGTGCTCCTGTGCAAGCTGGAGGAGGCGTGCGATGTTGCATCTGCATCGTCTTCGTCCAGCCAGTCTTCTACAACTGGCTCTGAAATGAGTAAAGAGGAAATGCAGCAATACGATGGCACAGGTACACGATGATACTTCTTACCATACGCCACttgaaaaacatttgttttaataTCTCAGCATTTAAGAAGACATTGCACATTTAATCATGTGTCTAAATAATGAAATCACACCTTCAGCACTTTTAAAATGACAAAGCTCTCTGCTTAGACATGACTGTGCACACTAGTGACGTCTGGCGGTTACTTTGTTGAACTACCTACAAAAGCCACAAAATGGCTACGGGAGTATTATTCAAGTGAATTGTATGAATTAATACCCTCTGTTATTACGCCCAAAAATAATTTGGAGGGCAACCAGCTACATTCTGGTGACAATCTGAAACAATGTTTCACCGTTTTTAGAGTTTGCTTGGTCCAAAGATGTGACACGGCACCTGAAGGATTCATTCCACCTTTCCAAGTTCAGACCCCTGCAGCTGAGGGCCATCAATCTGACACTGTCTGGAAAAGATCTATTTTTGGTGATGCCCACAGGCAGAGGGAAAAGCCTTTGCTATCAGCTACCTGCGATGTGTTCCGACGGTATGCTAACACCCAAAGCACATAGTGGATTTTCTTTTAAGTCTTGATGAAATGCTGTAATGATGTAAACAACATTTGTGTCCATGATAGGCTTTACACTGGTTGTGACTCCTCTGGTGTCGCTGATGGAGGATCAGCTCATGTACCTGAAGTCCATCAATGGGGCAGCAGAAATGCTCAATGCTTCTAGTAGCAAGGTGGTAACTTGGAGTCATATTTCAGTTCATCATCTCGAACAGTTAAGCTTTTTTTGTCGTCTGGCTCAGCGTTTTTGGTCGAGAACAGTAAAGAACCCATTAGCTTTACTGTACCGTTGTCTCATCAGATCACAGGCGATAGTTCTGCAATCCGTGTATTTAATCTATGGGTTTTTCAGTGCATTATCTGTAGGAGAGGCTCCTTAAATTAGAGTTGTTAACTTAATAAAAACTCAGACTTTAAGCTGCACTACGACAACCTCACAAAATTCTACAGATTCTACAGCAAACACAAGTTGGTACGTCATAAATTAGATGAGAACAATAATTGAAATAAATCTTGCGTCATCACACTTGAGACATTCAACAgtgacacttgggaggaaatgttTTCACTTAGAGTTGCTAATTTTCTCTAGGCCTGCCACTATCGTATATTTTTAGAATCTATTATTTCAATCAAAAAATGTattacaattttatttgcattagtgtattaaaatattattctctgattaatgttttttaaacaaattattTGGTATTATTTAGTGATTAAAAACATCTAAACATTTGTGCAATATTACACTAGTAAGATTGatggtcattgttttccaaagtaaaagtagtagtagtaataaaaatagtttgcaaatgtcttcttttgataacacacaaaatataaatcagtctgctttcatgaagAACTAGAGAAGTCAGAATTATTACATTTGGCAGGCTGAAGCCGGAGAATTTTGACAATTTTTGGTTAAAAAATATCTCTAAACAATTACTTGATTATTAAAATACGATAATCCACAACACAATATCCAAGTTCGAACCGTCAGatgtatttttgtatttgtatttacaGGAGCACACTAAGAGCATTTTAGCTGGCATGATTAACAAGAAGCCCCCATTTAAGCTTTTGTACGTGACACCTGAGAAAATTGCCAAAAGCAAGATGTTTATGTCTCGCCTGGACAAagccaacaatgcaaatctccTGAGTCGTATCGCTATCGATGAGGTGCACTGCTGCAGCCAGTGGGGACATGACTTCAGACCAGGTAATGCGTTTTACATCACGTGGTGAAGGAAGGCCATTAAgagtttgagttttttttcttcagattaCAAACTGTTGGGCATCCTGAAGAGGCAGTTTCCGAAGGTCCCGGTGATTGGACTCACAGCTACAGCGACCACCAGCATCCTCAAGGACTGTGCTAAGATCCTGTGTGTGTCAaagccaatctcactcacagccTCATTCAACCGCACCAATCTCTATTATGAGGTAAAGATTCAAGCTTCaagaagattcaagaatttttattggccatgtttgagcatgccaaacaaggaatttgactttggtacatctcagcctccgttcaacatttaagtgactaacaacactcaggacatgtgcgaaAATTGACAGCCGCACTTGCTCGAATCAGTTTATCAAATCCAACCAACATGAAGTGCAATGAATTATTATGATCATTTATTTTTCCCACAAAAATCAACTCGCTCAAATTTTAATATTGTTGagcctgccatctagtggtgaatgcTAATATTACATTTTAAAACTTCAGTTGACCCCTGAATTTTGGCACACTCAGATTTGACTATTCTCagatttttattaaaaaaaaaaaagacaaacgtaCTGATACCCTTTATTTTCTTCACTTCTGCAACATATATGCATTTCATTTTCAGTGATAATCTGTTGATGAACCACTAAACATCTTTACGTCTCTTAGCTTCGTGCCAAAGTTACTGACGAGGCGTTAATAAACGACATTGCCTCGCTGATAAAGAATCGATACAAGGACCAGTCAGGTACCGCAGTGAATTAGactagaaaataaaataaaaatgtctttacaTGTAAATATGATTTTCTTTTCACACCACAGGAATCATATACGTGTTCTCTCAGAAGGACGCAGAGTCTGTGTACTCTGAACTCCAACAGAGGAACATCCTAACTGCTCCCTACCATGCCAGCTTAAACCCTGATGATAAGTCTCGAACTCATCGCAAGTGGGCCTCCGGCAAAGTGCAGGTATTGGTTAATTTAGAGCGCATTCCAATGCGATTTATATCCCCATGCGCACTATAACTCAGTGTGCCCGATTTATGAAATTTTCCTAAATTAGACCTGAGACTGTGCCATATGTGCTTTATAAATCTGAAAAATACGGTTcaaataatttttaattttgcCGTCAGCCACCGTATAAGGAAGTAACACTGACTGAAGCTGAAAAGAAGTCTGTCTTTATAGGTGGTTGTAGCTACAGTGGCGTTTGGCATGGGAATAGACAAGCCTGATGTCAGGTTTGTCATCCATCACACCATGAGCAAGTCAGTTGAAAACTACTATCAAGAGAGTGGACGGGCAGGtacagtaatttaaaaaaaatatgtattatgTATAATGTAATATATGTGATGTAATGTTTGCTTTTCAAAATGTCTCCAGGTCGAGACGATCTCCCAGCTGACTGTATCATCTACTATGGCTTTTCTGACATCTTCCGCATCAGCTCAATGGTAGTAATGGAAAATGTTGGTCAACAGAAGCTGAATCAGATGGTGACCTACTGCCAGAATGTTGACAGGTAACACCTTCAGCCTCATTTAGTTCCATACATGATGTTCGATAGATCACGTGATCTCTCTTTGCGCTCGGCAGGTGTCGTCGCTCTCTATTGGCTGTTCATTTTGACGAAGTGTGGGACGAGAAACAATGCAACCAGATGTGTGATATATGCCGCAATGCAAAAGGTTTGTGTGTGAGAGGTGATAAGTCAGTCAGAGCCAATTATGTTTTTAAGAGTTTGATAATCATTTGAAATCCAGCCCTTGAGGAGGTTAGCTTCTTAAGACTGCAACGTCTTCCTGAAATCCCATCAAAACGCCTCATCCTTAGCAGCTGAGTTCTTTAATAATTTTCAAAGGAATGCCCACTTGCTCTTAGCTGCTAATAAAATATGCATTAAGGGTGACGGAGGTAGAATAAAAGCCACTTTTTTCatatattaatattaaaatgtgcaattaattttcagttattttattttaatttctttttaatttggttCAATATATTTCATAGTTTTAGAACTTTTAATTTCAGTATATCTGTTAAAATGCCGTATTCTTGTTTTAAAACTATAGACCTACACGTTCAAACCCTTTAGCACCTCATGCGAGTTGTGACTTGTACAACATAATTGGAAAGCTATTGGTGGCAGGGATGTaaacaagaaaattaaaaataattgtgttTCATAAGTACTGGAAATCTTCCCAAAACTGATTTAAAAATTTGAGAAAGAAAAGTATTT encodes:
- the golt1ba gene encoding golgi transport 1Ba — protein: MISLTDSQKIGMGLTGFGVFFLFFGMILFFDKALLAIGNILFVAGLAFVIGLERTFRFFFQKHKMKATSFFLGGVFVVLIGWPIIGVVLEVYGFFLLFRGFFPVAIGFIRRIPVLGSILNLPFISAYVDKASEGNTMV
- the recql gene encoding ATP-dependent DNA helicase Q1 isoform X1 encodes the protein MDGVGQTNDVQAELDSVEAELELVELQIAELLEKKTELNSRKTVLLCKLEEACDVASASSSSSQSSTTGSEMSKEEMQQYDGTEFAWSKDVTRHLKDSFHLSKFRPLQLRAINLTLSGKDLFLVMPTGRGKSLCYQLPAMCSDGFTLVVTPLVSLMEDQLMYLKSINGAAEMLNASSSKEHTKSILAGMINKKPPFKLLYVTPEKIAKSKMFMSRLDKANNANLLSRIAIDEVHCCSQWGHDFRPDYKLLGILKRQFPKVPVIGLTATATTSILKDCAKILCVSKPISLTASFNRTNLYYELRAKVTDEALINDIASLIKNRYKDQSGIIYVFSQKDAESVYSELQQRNILTAPYHASLNPDDKSRTHRKWASGKVQVVVATVAFGMGIDKPDVRFVIHHTMSKSVENYYQESGRAGRDDLPADCIIYYGFSDIFRISSMVVMENVGQQKLNQMVTYCQNVDRCRRSLLAVHFDEVWDEKQCNQMCDICRNAKDVISVDITHHARQVVQILELAESTDEKLTPLKLVEAWMGRGPTKHRKLMKITTLSRAQAEDVIVYLLLQGYLREDFSFTPYTTHFYLLLGPKAPLLKSQTHMLSMKMQANLCSSSDVAAPSKEIIDKIFYSFVKENSCPPQSKQKQFKAHKNLARKPNTNPADETDSYAGEEDTMPQHVVEVNVEINASATSCSKRKSTTPQSARKKPHANSSPVVVPAPFKVVDPPSYTVPSSPSQASFISETAAEELCDLQNYYRNQLRRINYISHEYLGQPDESGLLACIREPLKSLRLPRRMTITQTARSLWTRVSSRRKLVRQ
- the recql gene encoding ATP-dependent DNA helicase Q1 isoform X2 gives rise to the protein MDGVGQTNDVQAELDSVEAELELVELQIAELLEKKTELNSRKTVLLCKLEEACDVASASSSSSQSSTTGSEMSKEEMQQYDGTEFAWSKDVTRHLKDSFHLSKFRPLQLRAINLTLSGKDLFLVMPTGRGKSLCYQLPAMCSDGFTLVVTPLVSLMEDQLMYLKSINGAAEMLNASSSKEHTKSILAGMINKKPPFKLLYVTPEKIAKSKMFMSRLDKANNANLLSRIAIDEVHCCSQWGHDFRPDYKLLGILKRQFPKVPVIGLTATATTSILKDCAKILCVSKPISLTASFNRTNLYYELRAKVTDEALINDIASLIKNRYKDQSGIIYVFSQKDAESVYSELQQRNILTAPYHASLNPDDKSRTHRKWASGKVQVVVATVAFGMGIDKPDVRFVIHHTMSKSVENYYQESGRAGRDDLPADCIIYYGFSDIFRISSMVVMENVGQQKLNQMVTYCQNVDRCRRSLLAVHFDEVWDEKQCNQMCDICRNAKDVISVDITHHARQVVQILELAESTDEKLTPLKLVEAWMGRGPTKHRKLMKITTLSRAQAEDVIVYLLLQGYLREDFSFTPYTTHFYLLLGPKAPLLKSQTHMLSMKMQANLCSSSVKTQADRGKAKVLKGSDQSDGEAPVSKKVKKELT